The sequence below is a genomic window from Cucumis melo cultivar AY chromosome 5, USDA_Cmelo_AY_1.0, whole genome shotgun sequence.
CCAAAAGCCATAACAGTGCAAAGCCAGCACCGACCCGAGAAGCAGCGGCTTTCGGGGCTGGTGCTGTGGGGGTGTGGGCAATAGGGACAGATGGGGAGGCCAAGGCAGAGGGCTCAGGGGCCGCAGCGGTGGATGTGAGGCGTTGGACGTTGATATCGACCTTCTGGCCGGCTTGGCAGTGGCCGGGGACGCCGCAGAGGAAAAAATGATGGCCTCTTGTTTGAATTGTTATGGAGTCGTTGCCGGAAGTGTGTGTCTCAATTGGACGTGATACATTGCATGATTTGTACATCTCATGCGACACTCTCATTACGTTGTGGAATTTGGGGTTATACTCAAACactgaaaaacaaaaacaaaacccaTCATATCTCCATTCTTCTTTTTAGGTATAATTTAATATGTTTGATATTATTAAATTTCATgcaaagaaatataatattaacaATTAACTTGAATTGAATACTAAATTTAAGAtgaaattaaaactaaaattatttgaattaaacGA
It includes:
- the LOC103491407 gene encoding mavicyanin — protein: MGFAAVVTAAVLVTMTMMPEMAVGAVYKVGDAAGWTIIGGVDYKQWAATKTFQLGDVIVFEYNPKFHNVMRVSHEMYKSCNVSRPIETHTSGNDSITIQTRGHHFFLCGVPGHCQAGQKVDINVQRLTSTAAAPEPSALASPSVPIAHTPTAPAPKAAASRVGAGFALLWLLGFSVIAIGVVA